A segment of the Candidatus Zixiibacteriota bacterium genome:
TTCTGTAGTTGTCAACAGCAGGAGAAACTACGATGACAGCAAGTTGAAGAAGAAGTTTGCTGTGGCGACTGTCGACGCGATCACGATTGCGGTACGACATCGTCTCGGGAGCCCATCCGCACCTATAGTCAACACCGCCATCCTGGGTGCATTCTCAAAGGCAACAGGTTTGGTCAGTCTCGACTCAATCGAGAAGACAATCGAAGAATTCGTTCCGACCAATCAGGCGGATAATGTGGCGGCCACGAGGGCTGCCTTCAACTTGGTCAAGTTTTAGGTAGCATATGTCTAAGAAAATCACATACAAAGGTGAAAAGGAGATGCCGCCATTCGCCATCTCCGAAGGACACATGAACTGGAACAAGACTGGAGCGTGGAGCTATGTCAATCCGATTCATAAAGACAATCTCTCTCCATGCAATTATGCTTGCCCTGCCAGGGAAGACATCCAGGGATATATCCAGCTTGTCCTCAAAGAGAAGTATCGCGAGGCGTGGGAGAAGATCAGGGAGACAAATCCCCTTCCCTCCGTCTGCGGCCGTGTCTGCTATCATCCCTGTGAGCATAACTGCAACAGGAAAGAGTATGACGAGGCGGTGTCCATACACTATATCGAGAGATTCATCGGTGACTGGGGTCTCAAGAACGCGAAGATCAAGCGCCTCAAGACCGACCCATCGAAAGGTGAGGTAGCGGTAATAGGCGCAGGACCAGCCGGACTATCATGTGCATATCACCTTATTCGTGCCGGACACCCGGTTACGATATTCGATTCCATGCCCAAGGCAGGCGGAATGCTCAGAATCGGTATTCCCGAATACCGACTGCCTCGAAAGATTCTCGACGCTGAAATCAAGTCCATCCTCGACCTCGGAATAAAGTTTGTACCCAGGACAGAAATAGGAATCGACCTTCCTTTCTCCGAACTCAACAAATTTGCTGCGACATTCATCGCGGTCGGAGCGCATAAGAGCAAGCGAATGGGCATTCCCGGTGAGGACATATCCGGCATCCTGCCGGGGCTGACATTCCTCCGTGATGTCAACTTTGGTAAGAGGCCAAAACTGCGAGGAAAGGTCGCTGTCATCGGAGGTGGTAACACCGCCATCGATGTTGCACGGTGCGTGCTGCGACTTGGCGGCAAGCCGCTGATACTATACCGGAGATCATACGAGGAAATGCCGGCAATTCGCGAGGAGATCCATGAGGCAGAGCATGAGGGCATCGAGATTCAGTTCCTCACAGCGCCGTTGGAAATTCGCAAACGCGGAAGGATGCTGTCGCTGACCACTCAGAAAATGAAACTCGGCGGAAAGGATTCTTCGGGAAGACGGCGTCCGGTTCCGGTGAAGGGATCGGAGATTACTACTCCGTACAGCATGATTCTTACCGCGATTGGTGAAGACCCGAACATCGCATTCCTGCCGGAGGATCTCCGCCATGAGCGGTGGGGAATTGAGACCGACGAAGCCCAGCGGACATCGATGGATGATGTCTTTGCAGGGGGCGACGCAGGAATCGACAAGCGCGCGGTAACCGACGCCGTCGGTGCGGGACATCGCGCCGCGACCGCAATCAGCCAGCACCTCGCCGGCAGAGATGTCGCAATCCAGGAGATCGATCTGGCCGTGACGCATTTGAACGATCTCCGTCTCGATTACTTCGACACATCGCGTTCGGTCAATAAGAAAAAGATTTCAGACACGGTTCGACCGAAGTCTTTTCGTGAAGTGAATATCGGGCTTGGAGAGCGTGATGCTGAAGCCGAAGCTAATCGCTGTTTCTCCTGCGGAGTCTGCAATAGCTGCGACAACTGCTGGATATACTGCCCCGATATTGCAATTTCGCGCTCCAACGGCAAATACACTGTCAATTATGACTACTGCAAAGGCTGCGGAATCTGCGTCAACGAATGCCCTCGCAGCGCGATACATCTGGAAGTCAAGCAAGCCGATGGCAAGGAAGTCAAATAGCTCAGTGAGGTTAGTATGTACAAAGTAATATCCGGAAGTCACTCGGTGAGCCATGCGGTCAGACTTGCACGCGCCCAGGTCATCACGGCGTATCCTATCACACCGCAGACTTCTGTCGTCGAAAAGCTGTCCGAATTTTGCGCTGACGGTTCGCTTGATGCCAAGTTTATCAAGGTTGAGTCTGAGCATTCGGCAATGGCGTCGTTGATAGGAGCCTCGGCTGTCGGCGCGCGATGTTTCACAGCTACGTCATCGCATGGTCTTGCGCTGATGCACGAGATGCTCCACTGGGCAGCCGGTGACCGTCTTCCGATAGTCATGGCAAACGTCAATCGTGCAATGGGTGCTCCCTGGTCGATATGGGTCGATCATTCGGACAGCCTGTCGCAGCGCGATACCGGCTGGATGCAGCTATATGTCGAATCGAATCAGGAAATCATCGATACGGTTATCCAGGCATTTAAAATAGCCGAAACCGTTCATCTGCCGATTATCGTGAATCTCGATGGGTTCTTCCTTTCGCACACGGTCGAAGAAGTGGACATTCCCGAGCAATCAGATGTTGACTCTTTCCTGCCTCCGTACGAAGCAGAGCACAAGCTTGATGTCAACGATCCGAGATCGATCGGCAATCTAACGACTCCGGACCATTTCTATGAATTCCGTCACATGGCTCATGACGCCGCTCAGCGTGCTTTGAAGTTGATCGAGGAGGTCGGCGCGGAGTACGGCGAGAAATTCGGAAGGCGCTACGGTATCATTGATTCCTACATGATGGATGATGCGGAGATCGCGCTCGTGGCTTACGCGACAGCGGCATCTACGACGCGGGCCACAGTCAAAGAGATGCGTGCCGAAGGCAAAAAAGTTGGCATGGTCAAGATTAGATCGTTCCGTCCATTTCCTGCCGAAGCTCTGATCAGCGCACTCAGAAATGTGCCGAAAATAGCTGTGCTTGACAGAAATGTCAGTATCGGATCAACGGGCATCTTCTGTCAGGAGGTCAAGGCCGCTTTGTACGATGCCAGCCTTCACAACCAGATATTCGGCTTCGTAGTCGGACTGGGTGGCCGCGATATCACTCCGGACGTTGTCAGGAATATCACTGCGCAGGTCGAGGGAAAGCAGGCTCCCGAGTCAGCAATATATTGGGAGGGGTTGAAAGTATGAATACGCAATCATTATTCACAGCACCTGACTGTGAGTTGGTTGAGTGTGGACATCTCGCCTGTTCCGGTTGCGGCGAAGCGCTCGGACTGCGGCTTGTCCTCAAGGTACTCGGCAAGCGCACGGTTATGGTGATACCGGCGTGTTGCGCGACTGTGGTTGACGGTGTGTGGCCGCATTCATCGGTTGATGTTCCACTTCTACACACCGCATTCGAAACCGCGGCAGCGACTGCCGCTGGGGTTCGGGCTGCACTCGATCACAAAGGTGAAAAGGATGTGAACGTACTTGCATGGGCAGGCGACGGCGGAACGTTCGACATCGGCATTCAGGCACTCTCCTCGACAGCGGAGCGTAACGAGAATTACATATACATCTGCTATGACAATGAAGCCTATATGAACACTGGAATCCAGAGGTCTTCCGCGACACCCCTTGGCTCCTGGACCACCACCACACCCGTGAAGAATCCGAAGACTGAGCCGAAGAAAAATATCATAGATATTCTCGCCGCCCATCGCGTACCCTACCTTGCGACAGCGACCGTCGGGCATCCGGACGATCTACTAAACAAGGTGAAGAAGGCGAAGAAAACCAAGGGGTTCCGTTTTATCCATTTTCTGTCACCCTGTCCTCCCGGCTGGAAATCCCCAGCGGACAAATCGATTGAATTGTGCCGTCTCGCAGTCGAGGCGAGAGTTTTTCCACTGATCGAAGTCCACAATGGGCGGAAATACGTGCTGAACTATGAGCCGAAGAAACAGGTGTCTGTGGAGGAATACATCCACCTTCAGGGACGGTTTAAGCACTTGAAAAAGCGTCAGATAGCGACAATCCAGGACAATGTGGATCGCGAATGGGATTTTCTGTTGAAGAGAGTCGAGTTTTCGCGCGGATTATGAGCCACAAAAAAGGCAGAAAAATAGCGGGAAACCAGATAACTTTGGAACAAATTTAGTAGTTGCAGGTTAAAAAGGATGCAAGGCGTTATTCGCTGAGCGATCCTTCTTTTCGTGCGTTTCATGGGCTCCGGGCTTGTTTCAGGCCCGGAGTTAATTTTTGGGGTAATCACACGTTTCCAAATC
Coding sequences within it:
- a CDS encoding 2-oxoacid:acceptor oxidoreductase family protein, coding for MVEIIIHGRGGQGVVIASEVLASALFKEGKHVQAFPSFGAERRGAAVAAYLRFDDEPIQLRCQIYHPDHVIVLDETLLADQATTRTLKEGGSVVVNSRRNYDDSKLKKKFAVATVDAITIAVRHRLGSPSAPIVNTAILGAFSKATGLVSLDSIEKTIEEFVPTNQADNVAATRAAFNLVKF
- a CDS encoding FAD-dependent oxidoreductase, whose protein sequence is MSKKITYKGEKEMPPFAISEGHMNWNKTGAWSYVNPIHKDNLSPCNYACPAREDIQGYIQLVLKEKYREAWEKIRETNPLPSVCGRVCYHPCEHNCNRKEYDEAVSIHYIERFIGDWGLKNAKIKRLKTDPSKGEVAVIGAGPAGLSCAYHLIRAGHPVTIFDSMPKAGGMLRIGIPEYRLPRKILDAEIKSILDLGIKFVPRTEIGIDLPFSELNKFAATFIAVGAHKSKRMGIPGEDISGILPGLTFLRDVNFGKRPKLRGKVAVIGGGNTAIDVARCVLRLGGKPLILYRRSYEEMPAIREEIHEAEHEGIEIQFLTAPLEIRKRGRMLSLTTQKMKLGGKDSSGRRRPVPVKGSEITTPYSMILTAIGEDPNIAFLPEDLRHERWGIETDEAQRTSMDDVFAGGDAGIDKRAVTDAVGAGHRAATAISQHLAGRDVAIQEIDLAVTHLNDLRLDYFDTSRSVNKKKISDTVRPKSFREVNIGLGERDAEAEANRCFSCGVCNSCDNCWIYCPDIAISRSNGKYTVNYDYCKGCGICVNECPRSAIHLEVKQADGKEVK
- the porA gene encoding pyruvate ferredoxin oxidoreductase — translated: MYKVISGSHSVSHAVRLARAQVITAYPITPQTSVVEKLSEFCADGSLDAKFIKVESEHSAMASLIGASAVGARCFTATSSHGLALMHEMLHWAAGDRLPIVMANVNRAMGAPWSIWVDHSDSLSQRDTGWMQLYVESNQEIIDTVIQAFKIAETVHLPIIVNLDGFFLSHTVEEVDIPEQSDVDSFLPPYEAEHKLDVNDPRSIGNLTTPDHFYEFRHMAHDAAQRALKLIEEVGAEYGEKFGRRYGIIDSYMMDDAEIALVAYATAASTTRATVKEMRAEGKKVGMVKIRSFRPFPAEALISALRNVPKIAVLDRNVSIGSTGIFCQEVKAALYDASLHNQIFGFVVGLGGRDITPDVVRNITAQVEGKQAPESAIYWEGLKV
- a CDS encoding 3-methyl-2-oxobutanoate dehydrogenase subunit beta, with the protein product MNTQSLFTAPDCELVECGHLACSGCGEALGLRLVLKVLGKRTVMVIPACCATVVDGVWPHSSVDVPLLHTAFETAAATAAGVRAALDHKGEKDVNVLAWAGDGGTFDIGIQALSSTAERNENYIYICYDNEAYMNTGIQRSSATPLGSWTTTTPVKNPKTEPKKNIIDILAAHRVPYLATATVGHPDDLLNKVKKAKKTKGFRFIHFLSPCPPGWKSPADKSIELCRLAVEARVFPLIEVHNGRKYVLNYEPKKQVSVEEYIHLQGRFKHLKKRQIATIQDNVDREWDFLLKRVEFSRGL